One Parageobacillus sp. KH3-4 genomic region harbors:
- a CDS encoding MarR family transcriptional regulator, with the protein MTKEKDIEQSLKLFIVLSRAYRAVNDQVNKSIQSFGVNPTEFAVLELLYHKGDQPLQQIGEKILLASGSITYVVDKLEQKGLIVRKACEKDRRVTYASITEKGKSFIEEVFPRHAQTIHETVAGLTAEEKDNAIDLLKKLGYGAKRKS; encoded by the coding sequence ATGACGAAGGAGAAAGACATTGAACAATCCTTAAAATTGTTTATCGTGTTATCAAGAGCATATCGGGCTGTCAACGATCAAGTGAACAAGTCGATTCAATCGTTTGGCGTGAATCCGACGGAGTTTGCGGTCTTAGAATTGCTTTACCATAAAGGTGACCAGCCGCTGCAGCAAATTGGCGAAAAAATTTTGCTCGCCAGCGGCAGCATTACGTATGTAGTGGACAAATTGGAGCAAAAGGGGCTCATTGTGCGAAAGGCGTGCGAAAAAGATCGCCGTGTCACATATGCTTCGATTACAGAAAAAGGAAAATCGTTCATTGAGGAAGTTTTTCCGCGGCACGCACAAACGATTCATGAAACGGTCGCCGGTTTGACAGCCGAGGAAAAAGACAATGCGATCGATTTATTAAAAAAATTAGGATATGGCGCAAAGCGGAAATCATAA
- a CDS encoding ZIP family metal transporter encodes MKQVLIGSILSALSTGLGAVPILFLAKSITHRWRDILLAFSAGIMMAASMMSLIPEALQAGGFSALTIGLFFGVLILTILEMTVPHIDLEHTKKGIQFDEKAMLIIAAITLHNIPEGLSVGVSYASNVSETGNLIALAIGLQNAPEGFLVALFLIHQQIGRWKSFMIATLTGAVEIVTSLLGFYLTSIFRQLVPYGLAFAAGAMLFIIYKELIPESHGDGNERTSTYSFIVGILFMIFLVESF; translated from the coding sequence ATGAAACAAGTATTAATCGGCAGCATACTTTCCGCATTATCAACCGGATTAGGTGCGGTTCCTATTTTATTTTTGGCAAAATCGATTACCCACCGATGGCGAGACATATTGCTGGCGTTTTCGGCTGGAATTATGATGGCGGCTTCCATGATGAGTTTAATTCCTGAAGCATTGCAGGCAGGCGGTTTTTCCGCTTTAACGATCGGGTTATTTTTTGGCGTCCTTATTCTAACCATTTTGGAAATGACTGTTCCCCATATTGATTTAGAACATACGAAAAAAGGAATTCAGTTTGACGAAAAGGCGATGCTCATCATTGCGGCAATTACTTTGCATAACATTCCCGAAGGGCTGTCGGTTGGGGTCAGCTATGCTTCCAACGTGTCGGAAACAGGCAATTTGATCGCACTAGCCATCGGATTGCAAAACGCTCCGGAAGGATTTTTAGTCGCTCTTTTTTTAATTCATCAACAGATTGGAAGATGGAAGTCGTTTATGATCGCTACGCTTACGGGCGCGGTTGAAATCGTGACATCACTGCTTGGGTTTTATTTAACGTCCATCTTTCGTCAGCTCGTTCCATACGGCCTTGCGTTTGCTGCGGGGGCGATGTTGTTTATTATTTACAAAGAGCTCATTCCGGAAAGCCACGGGGATGGAAATGAGCGCACGTCCACATATTCCTTTATTGTCGGAATATTGTTTATGATTTTTTTAGTAGAATCATTTTAA
- a CDS encoding cupin domain-containing protein encodes MPVIRFHETNERITDFEKVVKFLDEQGVIYEKWDINKLPEHLREKYLLTDEEKNEILETYKEEIADISARRGYKAQDVISLSEDTPNLDQLLENFKREHHHTDDEVRFIVSGHGVFAIQGKDGKFFDVELEPGDLISVPEKTRHYFTLQEDRRVVAIRIFVTTEGWVPIYEKEGVNAQ; translated from the coding sequence ATGCCGGTAATTCGTTTTCATGAAACAAATGAAAGAATTACAGATTTTGAGAAAGTAGTAAAATTTTTGGATGAGCAAGGAGTTATTTATGAAAAGTGGGATATTAACAAACTTCCAGAGCATTTGCGCGAAAAATATTTGCTTACCGATGAGGAGAAAAACGAAATTTTAGAAACGTACAAAGAAGAAATTGCCGATATTTCTGCACGTCGCGGCTACAAAGCGCAAGACGTCATTTCTTTGTCGGAAGATACGCCGAATTTGGATCAGCTTTTGGAAAACTTTAAACGCGAACATCACCATACCGATGACGAAGTTCGCTTTATCGTAAGCGGCCACGGCGTTTTCGCAATTCAAGGAAAAGATGGAAAATTTTTTGATGTCGAACTGGAGCCGGGCGATCTTATTTCCGTTCCTGAAAAAACGCGTCATTATTTTACGCTGCAAGAAGACCGCCGCGTTGTTGCGATTCGCATTTTTGTTACGACAGAAGGATGGGTGCCGATTTACGAAAAAGAAGGAGTCAACGCTCAATAA
- a CDS encoding methylthioribulose 1-phosphate dehydratase, with protein sequence MSLLAKRWKELAEVKAELAARDWFFATSGNLSIKVTDDPLTFLVTASGKDKRKQTDEDFLLVDASGNPVEKTHLKPSAETLLHVEIYNKTNAGCSLHVHTIDNNVISELYGDDGEVAFSGQEIIKAFGLWEEDAVIRIPIIRNYAHIPTLAKEFAKHVNGDAGAVLIRNHGITVWGKDAFEAKKFLEAWEFLFSYRVKLLLLKGAKAFA encoded by the coding sequence ATGAGTTTGCTCGCAAAAAGATGGAAAGAGCTTGCCGAAGTAAAGGCGGAATTGGCGGCGCGAGACTGGTTTTTTGCCACAAGCGGCAACTTGTCCATCAAGGTAACCGATGACCCTCTCACTTTTTTAGTGACGGCAAGCGGCAAAGATAAGCGAAAGCAAACCGATGAAGATTTTTTGCTTGTCGACGCTTCCGGGAATCCGGTGGAAAAAACGCATTTAAAGCCGTCCGCCGAAACGCTTTTACATGTGGAAATTTATAATAAAACGAACGCGGGCTGCAGCCTCCACGTCCATACGATCGACAATAACGTCATTTCTGAATTGTATGGAGATGACGGAGAAGTTGCATTTTCCGGCCAGGAGATTATTAAAGCATTTGGGCTTTGGGAAGAAGATGCGGTCATCCGCATTCCGATTATTCGAAACTACGCGCATATTCCGACGCTTGCGAAAGAATTTGCCAAGCATGTAAACGGTGACGCCGGGGCGGTATTGATCCGCAACCACGGCATTACCGTATGGGGAAAGGACGCGTTTGAAGCGAAAAAGTTTTTGGAAGCGTGGGAGTTTTTGTTTAGCTATCGTGTGAAACTGCTGCTTCTTAAGGGAGCAAAGGCATTTGCTTAA
- the mtnX gene encoding 2-hydroxy-3-keto-5-methylthiopentenyl-1-phosphate phosphatase: MTKPIIFCDFDGTITDTDNIVAIMKRFAPPEWEALKDDILAQRISVQEGVGAMFSLLPSSWKEDITDFVLQNARIRDGFREFVAFTKERDIPLYVVSGGIDFFVYPLLEGIVEKERIFCNGADFSGETIRITWPHSCDNECQNGCGCCKPSLLRKLRKPDSFHIVIGDSITDLAVAKLADHVIARDFLLQKCQELDIPHTPFATFFDVIHFLETMEVKA; the protein is encoded by the coding sequence ATGACAAAGCCAATCATATTTTGCGATTTTGATGGGACGATTACAGACACTGACAACATTGTCGCGATTATGAAACGGTTTGCGCCGCCGGAATGGGAAGCGTTAAAAGATGATATATTAGCACAGCGCATCTCGGTGCAAGAAGGGGTTGGCGCGATGTTTTCCCTTCTACCATCAAGTTGGAAGGAAGACATTACCGATTTCGTTTTGCAAAACGCCCGCATCCGCGACGGTTTTCGCGAATTCGTCGCGTTTACGAAGGAGCGTGATATTCCGCTATATGTCGTCAGCGGCGGCATCGACTTTTTTGTCTATCCGCTTTTAGAAGGGATCGTCGAAAAAGAACGCATCTTCTGCAATGGCGCTGATTTCAGCGGAGAAACGATCCGCATCACGTGGCCGCATTCATGCGATAACGAGTGCCAAAACGGCTGCGGCTGCTGCAAGCCGTCGCTGCTGCGAAAATTGAGAAAGCCTGATTCCTTCCATATTGTCATCGGCGATTCGATCACCGATTTAGCGGTGGCGAAACTGGCGGATCATGTGATCGCCCGCGATTTCCTGCTGCAAAAATGCCAAGAATTAGATATCCCGCATACGCCGTTTGCGACATTTTTCGATGTCATTCATTTTCTGGAGACGATGGAGGTGAAAGCATGA
- the mtnW gene encoding 2,3-diketo-5-methylthiopentyl-1-phosphate enolase has product MSQVIATYLIHDEKDIKKKAEGIALGLTVGTWTDLPQLEREQLRKHKGEVANIQVLEESERVNRYFGKRLKRAIVQIAYPTANFSADIPALLTTVFGKLSLDGEVRLLDVTFSDEWKKQFPGPRFGIDEIRQKVNVYDRPLLMSIFKGVIGRDIVYLTEQLKQQALGGVDLVKDDEILFDSDLLPFEKRITAGKAVLNEVYEKTGKRTLYAVNLTGKTFELKEKAKRAVELGADVLLFNVFAYGLDVLQGLREDKEIAIPIMAHPAFSGALTPSEFYGIKASLLLGKLLRLAGADFVLFPSPYGSVALDKEEALGIAAELTDETEPFKRSFPVPSAGIHPGLVPLLFRDFGIDSIVNAGGGIHGHPDGAEGGGKAFRAAIDAVLAGKSLHEAARENDALQKAIDLWGAIEVTS; this is encoded by the coding sequence ATGAGTCAAGTGATTGCCACATATCTGATTCACGATGAAAAAGATATCAAGAAAAAGGCGGAAGGAATTGCGCTCGGTTTAACGGTCGGCACGTGGACCGATTTGCCGCAGCTTGAACGCGAGCAATTGCGCAAACATAAAGGTGAAGTCGCGAATATACAAGTGCTGGAAGAAAGTGAACGAGTAAACCGCTACTTTGGAAAACGGCTGAAGCGAGCGATCGTGCAAATCGCTTATCCAACGGCCAATTTCAGCGCTGACATTCCGGCGCTTTTAACAACGGTGTTTGGCAAACTGTCTTTGGACGGAGAAGTAAGATTGCTAGATGTAACGTTTTCCGATGAATGGAAGAAGCAGTTTCCCGGCCCTCGTTTTGGCATCGATGAGATTCGGCAAAAAGTTAATGTATATGATCGCCCGCTTTTGATGAGCATTTTTAAAGGTGTCATCGGCCGCGATATCGTTTATTTAACTGAACAGCTGAAGCAGCAGGCGCTTGGCGGGGTCGACCTTGTCAAAGATGATGAAATCTTATTTGACAGCGATTTGCTGCCGTTTGAAAAGCGGATTACGGCAGGAAAAGCGGTGTTAAACGAAGTATACGAGAAGACGGGGAAACGGACGTTATATGCGGTAAATTTGACTGGAAAAACGTTCGAGTTGAAAGAAAAAGCGAAACGCGCGGTGGAACTGGGCGCCGACGTATTGCTGTTCAACGTATTTGCCTACGGTTTGGATGTGCTCCAAGGATTGCGCGAAGATAAGGAAATTGCGATTCCGATCATGGCGCATCCGGCGTTTAGCGGGGCGCTTACCCCATCGGAGTTTTACGGAATAAAAGCATCTTTGCTGCTTGGTAAATTGCTTCGCCTTGCTGGCGCAGATTTTGTGCTTTTCCCGTCGCCGTACGGAAGCGTTGCCCTTGATAAAGAAGAGGCGCTTGGTATTGCCGCGGAGCTGACGGACGAGACGGAACCGTTTAAACGGTCGTTTCCGGTTCCATCGGCGGGCATTCATCCAGGACTTGTGCCATTATTGTTCCGCGATTTTGGCATAGATAGCATCGTCAATGCGGGCGGCGGCATACATGGCCATCCAGACGGAGCGGAAGGCGGCGGCAAAGCGTTTCGCGCTGCGATCGATGCCGTTCTCGCCGGAAAATCACTTCATGAAGCAGCGCGCGAAAATGACGCATTGCAAAAAGCGATTGACTTATGGGGAGCAATAGAGGTGACATCATGA
- a CDS encoding pyridoxal phosphate-dependent aminotransferase: MKQFPPSELLQSLPKQFFASLVDKVAKKMAEGHDVINLGQGNPDQPTPPHIVAAMQKAVANPKYHKYSPFQGYSFLKRAVAAFYEREYGVTVDPEKEVAILFGGKAGLVEIPQCLVNPGDIVLVPDPGYPDYWSGIALARAEMVMMPLRAENQFLPDYDEIPASIAEKAKMMFLNYPNNPTGAIASQEFFEETVSFAAKHGICVVHDFAYGAIGFDGRKPVSFLQAEGAKEIGVEIYTFSKTYNMAGWRVAFAVGNESVIAAINLLQDHLYVSLFGAIQEAAATALLSSQRCVEELVALYESRRNTLIDALRRIGWDVTAPKGSFFAWLPVPNGWTSERFSDYLLEKAHVVVAPGIGFGEHGEGYVRVGLLTSEARLQEAAERIAQLGLF, encoded by the coding sequence ATGAAACAGTTTCCTCCATCCGAGTTACTGCAGAGCCTGCCAAAGCAGTTTTTTGCTTCGCTTGTCGATAAAGTCGCGAAAAAAATGGCGGAGGGGCATGACGTGATCAATTTAGGGCAAGGCAATCCCGATCAGCCGACTCCTCCGCATATCGTTGCGGCGATGCAAAAGGCGGTGGCGAACCCAAAATATCACAAATATTCGCCGTTTCAAGGATATTCCTTCTTGAAACGCGCGGTTGCCGCGTTTTATGAGCGCGAATACGGCGTTACTGTTGACCCGGAAAAAGAAGTAGCGATTTTGTTTGGCGGGAAGGCAGGGCTTGTCGAGATTCCGCAATGTCTAGTTAATCCGGGGGATATTGTGCTCGTGCCTGACCCGGGATATCCGGATTATTGGTCGGGGATTGCGCTCGCGCGTGCGGAAATGGTGATGATGCCGTTGCGTGCGGAAAATCAGTTTTTGCCCGATTATGATGAAATTCCGGCAAGTATCGCGGAAAAAGCAAAAATGATGTTTTTAAACTATCCGAATAACCCGACTGGGGCGATTGCTTCGCAGGAATTTTTTGAAGAAACGGTGTCGTTTGCCGCCAAACACGGAATTTGCGTCGTTCATGATTTTGCATACGGTGCGATCGGCTTTGACGGAAGAAAACCGGTTAGCTTTCTCCAAGCAGAGGGGGCAAAAGAAATTGGCGTGGAAATTTATACGTTCTCCAAAACATATAATATGGCGGGCTGGCGAGTGGCATTTGCCGTTGGAAATGAAAGCGTGATTGCGGCGATTAATTTGCTGCAAGATCATTTATATGTGAGCTTGTTCGGCGCCATTCAAGAAGCGGCAGCGACCGCCCTTCTTTCCTCGCAGCGTTGCGTCGAGGAGCTTGTCGCCTTGTATGAATCGCGGCGCAATACGCTCATTGACGCGTTGCGGCGAATCGGCTGGGATGTCACTGCCCCAAAAGGTTCGTTTTTTGCGTGGCTGCCGGTACCGAACGGCTGGACATCGGAACGTTTTTCCGATTATTTGCTAGAAAAAGCGCATGTCGTTGTCGCGCCGGGAATCGGGTTCGGCGAGCATGGGGAAGGATATGTGCGCGTAGGATTATTAACAAGTGAAGCCCGCTTGCAAGAAGCGGCGGAACGGATTGCGCAGCTTGGTCTTTTTTAA
- a CDS encoding carbon-nitrogen family hydrolase has protein sequence MIIKIACLQLDIAFGNPAENEQRVEKEIEKIAKDRPDIIVLPELWTTGYDLTRLDEIADEGGARTKAFIQKLAKTHHVNIVAGSVAKKTANGVTNTMYVADRNGAIVGEYSKLHLFQLMNEHLYLQSGEKMGLFTLENTQCAGVICYDIRFPEWVRAHMVQGAEVLFVVAEWPLPRLSHWRTLLAARAIENQCYVIACNRAGSDPNNVFAGHSLVIDPWGEIVVEASEQPCTLTAQIDLAKVNEARKQIPIFADRRIADYIAAEKNLQKSVDKPFHNHV, from the coding sequence ATGATAATAAAAATTGCATGTCTTCAGCTGGATATCGCCTTTGGCAATCCCGCAGAAAACGAACAGCGCGTGGAAAAAGAGATAGAAAAAATTGCAAAAGATCGTCCAGATATTATCGTTCTTCCTGAATTATGGACGACCGGTTATGATTTAACCCGCCTTGATGAAATTGCCGATGAGGGCGGTGCACGCACAAAAGCGTTCATTCAGAAATTAGCGAAAACACATCATGTCAATATCGTTGCTGGATCTGTTGCTAAAAAAACTGCAAATGGCGTCACTAATACGATGTACGTCGCCGACCGAAACGGCGCCATCGTTGGCGAATATAGCAAACTCCATTTATTCCAGCTGATGAATGAACATCTTTACTTGCAATCAGGGGAAAAAATGGGATTATTCACATTAGAAAACACTCAATGTGCTGGCGTCATTTGTTATGACATCCGCTTTCCGGAATGGGTCCGCGCCCATATGGTCCAAGGGGCGGAAGTGTTATTTGTCGTCGCCGAATGGCCGCTTCCCCGCCTTTCCCATTGGCGCACGCTGCTTGCAGCGCGCGCGATTGAAAATCAATGCTACGTCATCGCGTGCAACCGCGCTGGGAGCGATCCAAACAACGTCTTTGCCGGCCATTCGCTGGTGATTGATCCATGGGGGGAAATCGTCGTGGAAGCAAGCGAACAACCTTGTACATTAACGGCGCAAATCGACCTTGCAAAAGTAAACGAAGCGCGAAAACAAATCCCGATTTTTGCGGACCGCCGCATAGCTGATTACATCGCCGCCGAAAAAAATTTGCAAAAAAGTGTTGACAAACCGTTTCATAACCATGTATGA
- the mtnK gene encoding S-methyl-5-thioribose kinase yields the protein MPVSHPTVYEPLTEQGAIALAVRLGLFPEGTPLACREIGDGNLNLVFRVVDQHAKKGIIIKQALPYAKVVGESWPLTLKRAVIESNALRTFASYVPQYVPKVYYSDESLAITVMEDLSHLQIARKGLIEGKTYPLLSQHIGEFIAKTLFYTSDFGMNQQEKKQLAQSFVNPELCKITEDLVFTDPFFDHETNNFEDELRNDVEALWNDDKLHLEVAKLKRKFLTEGDALIHGDLHTGSIFASDEETKIIDPEFAFYGPFGFDIGQFFANLLLNALSRPEQQQEPLFAHIDKAWNVFVNVFSDLWHTHNVEPYAKTEGLLEDVLHHVFIDAIGFAGCEVIRRTIGLAHVADLDGIEDKEDRLQAKRHALRLGRSLILQRETLSTTKEIRSLFAQAALTTTN from the coding sequence ATGCCAGTTTCTCATCCAACGGTTTATGAACCATTAACGGAACAAGGAGCAATTGCTCTTGCAGTCCGCCTTGGGCTCTTTCCGGAAGGAACACCGCTTGCCTGCCGCGAAATTGGCGACGGCAACTTAAATCTTGTTTTCCGCGTTGTCGATCAGCATGCAAAGAAAGGAATTATCATAAAACAAGCGCTCCCGTACGCAAAAGTAGTCGGTGAAAGCTGGCCGCTCACATTAAAACGCGCTGTTATTGAAAGCAATGCGTTGCGCACATTTGCGAGCTACGTGCCACAATACGTGCCAAAAGTATACTATTCCGATGAATCTTTAGCCATTACCGTGATGGAAGATTTGTCTCATTTGCAAATCGCCCGCAAAGGATTGATTGAAGGAAAAACGTATCCGCTTCTATCGCAACATATCGGAGAGTTTATCGCAAAAACGTTATTTTACACTTCCGACTTTGGCATGAATCAACAAGAAAAAAAACAATTGGCACAAAGCTTTGTGAATCCGGAACTATGCAAAATCACCGAGGATCTTGTCTTTACCGATCCGTTCTTTGATCATGAGACGAACAATTTTGAAGATGAGCTGCGCAACGACGTAGAAGCGCTTTGGAACGATGATAAGCTCCACTTGGAAGTCGCCAAATTAAAGCGCAAGTTTTTAACCGAAGGAGACGCGCTCATCCACGGAGACCTGCATACCGGCAGCATTTTTGCCAGCGATGAAGAAACGAAAATCATTGATCCAGAGTTTGCGTTTTATGGCCCATTCGGCTTTGATATCGGGCAATTTTTCGCAAACTTGCTATTAAACGCTCTGTCCCGCCCGGAGCAACAACAAGAGCCGCTATTCGCTCATATCGACAAAGCTTGGAATGTGTTTGTGAACGTCTTTTCCGACCTTTGGCACACCCATAATGTAGAGCCATACGCTAAAACGGAAGGATTATTGGAAGACGTGCTGCACCATGTGTTTATCGATGCCATCGGCTTTGCTGGATGTGAAGTCATCCGCCGCACGATCGGCTTGGCGCATGTTGCCGACCTTGACGGCATTGAAGATAAAGAAGATCGCTTACAAGCAAAACGCCATGCCCTTCGCCTTGGCAGAAGTCTCATTTTGCAGCGTGAAACATTGTCTACCACAAAAGAGATTCGCTCTCTTTTCGCGCAAGCAGCGTTAACCACAACGAATTAA